A region of the Thioploca ingrica genome:
GGGAACTTCCTGATACCAAATAGCGGTACAAGCTACCATAAACAAAGGGATAGCCGCTTGAATAGGAACAACGATTGATAAATGTCCTTTTTTAAGTGAATTCAGATAAAGAATACTCGCTAATAAAGTCAGTAAGGCGGTTGTTAATGTCGTTGACCAAAATTGAATGGGATTAATTATTTTATAATCGATAAAAAACAAAATTCCACCTAAAATTAAAGCGGGAAATAACCTAGCGTAGAATATTAATAGCCATGAATCGATTTTAGTGCATTTCATCTTAATAAATAGCACCTTGCCGACATTCACTAACATGGCAGCCACGCTCATCATTATCCATATTTTCATGGTAAACTCCATAAACTTTACCAATTAGCTCGTTATCTTTGAAAGATGTTAGAACTCGATAAATTACAGCAACAACTCCAACAATTAGCTGATCCTAAACAACAAGCTATTTTGCAACGTTTTTTTAAAACCGCTCCAGGAGAATATGGCGAAGGCGATATTTTTTTAGGAATTAAAGTGCCTATTCTAAGAAAAATAGCGAAGCAGTATAAAGGATTGTCTCTAACTGATATCCAGATTCTATTACAGAATTCCATTCATGAATATCGATTCATTGCTTTAGTTATTTTAATTTACCAGTATACTCAAGCTGATTCTCACCGCCGGCAAGAAATCATTTATTTCTATTTAAACCATACTCGGTATATTAATAATTGGGATCTGGTTGATATCTCTGCTCCGCAATTGCTCGGTGATTATTTATTGACTCGTTCCAAAGAAGTTTTATATCAATTAGCCCTTTCAGAACAGTGGTGGGAAAGAAGAATCTCTATTTTGGCCACTTTCTGCTTCATAAAACATCATGATTTTGCTGATACACTGCAGTTAGCGACCATTTTACTTCAAGATCAACACGATTTAATTCATAAATCGGTGGGGTGGATGTTGCGGGAAGTCGGGAAACGTAATATAGCGGTGGAAAAAACCTTTCTTCAGCGACATTATCAACAAATGCCTCGAACTATGCTGCGTTATGCGATTGAAAAATTTTCTAATGAAACCCGACAATTTTATTTAAAGAAATGAATAACCAACCGCTGGAAGTTGATTATTCATTCGTTCTATCCAGGCGACGCTGCTCCCTTAAGGCTCAATGTTAACCACAATCCCTTTAGCAGGGGTAACCATCGTGCCATCTGTTAAGCGATAACCGAAATACAGAGTCACCTTACCCGTGACTGGAAACACCCCACGATACAAACCCACTTCCTGTTTCGACTTGATAACGGTTGACCCCAACGCAACCAAGTGCTCATCTTTTCTATCCCACGGTTGCACTTCACGCTGATTGTCTAGCATATAATGAGATTGCACTTGAGTTGAATCTAGCGGTTGATAGTCAGCATAAACGACAACCTCTGCCTCTTTTCCTAATACTTCTTTAGTAGCGCATAATACCCCTCTAACTTCGACTTCAGCGGCTAACTTCACCGTAACCTGCGGCTCAAATAAACCACCGTTAACCGTTGCTCCACCAGCAGCTTGATATTGCATCGAATGTGTAGTCACTTCCAGTAAAGGCAGTTCAGTATCACAAGTCAGTGTCTGCTCTGTTGTGAGCAAACGCGGATCTTGACTTGGATCTTGAAATTGTACTCCCCCACCTAAAGCAACATCGGCTGCTAATTTCACCCCTTTACCAATAATGACGTGTTCAATACGACTTCCATCAATAATTTCTAGTTGTTCCAGTACCGCCGGCGCTGATGTCTCCCCGGTGATTTTACCCGCAAGTTTACCACCAGTGATTTGCGTACCAGCCGCTAAATTAACATCTTGGAAATAGCCACCAATCTGACTTGTATTCGTGATTTGACCCGCTAAAATCCCACCAACGACTTGTGCACCCACGAAGTTGAAGTCCTTTAGGGTTCCATGATTCACAATATAGCCAGTTAAGCGCCCACCGGTTAATATGGTATCGGGTTGAATCGTGACTTGGGAAACTAAACCTTGATTATCAATTACACCGGATAAATTACCACCGGCAATACTCGCTGCTGCACCCAGCGTAGCATTAGTAAGCGTGTGCTCGCGATTATCACATAACCCATTAATCTGACCATTGTCTGGACAAAGGTGAGTCGCTGGAACTGAGATAACGACTGTCTCCGGTAATTTAACGATTTCTTGCTCTGCCGTGTTTGATTGTGAAGCGACAGTAACGAGTATAGTTGCCACAGAGGTAACACTCAGATCCTCTTGCGAAGTAGCTGTCAGCGTAATTAAATTGCTGGCCCCCCGTTCATTCGGTAAGGTCACGGTAAAGGATAATTCTTGAATACCTAATTCTTTCACTGCCACCGTAGGCGATATTTCACTCAAAGCCCAGCCTTTTTGGTTATCTACTTTTAATGTATAAGTATCTGCTTTCGGCCCATTGTTAGCGATTACTAGCGGAACTGATAGAGTTGTTCCTGGTTCACCCGAGTATTTTCCTGCACCGAGTAAAGCAACGTCGTAAAGAATCTTACTCGGACCAACTACGATATTCTTTGCAGTGATAATTTGATGCAAATTGGCTCCGGT
Encoded here:
- a CDS encoding DNA alkylation repair enzyme, with product MLELDKLQQQLQQLADPKQQAILQRFFKTAPGEYGEGDIFLGIKVPILRKIAKQYKGLSLTDIQILLQNSIHEYRFIALVILIYQYTQADSHRRQEIIYFYLNHTRYINNWDLVDISAPQLLGDYLLTRSKEVLYQLALSEQWWERRISILATFCFIKHHDFADTLQLATILLQDQHDLIHKSVGWMLREVGKRNIAVEKTFLQRHYQQMPRTMLRYAIEKFSNETRQFYLKK